The sequence TGGTGTCCATCAGGCCGCGGGCCAGCGCCAACTTCTGCCACTGCCCGCCGGACAGGTCGGCGCCGTCCGGCCAGCGGGCGCCCAACTGGGTGCGCAGCCCGGCGGGGAGCGCGGTGACCACGCCGGTCGCCCCGCCGCGCTCCAGCGCCGCCCGCACCGTGGCCGTCTCCTGCATCCGGGGCAGGTCGCCGACCCCGACCGTCTCCGACACCAGGAACTCGAACGACGCGAAGTCCTGGAACGCGGCCGACACCCGCGCCCGCCACTGGTCACCAGGGAGACGAGCGACGTCGACGCCGTCGACCAAGATGCTGCCGCGAACCGGCGAATAGAAGCCGCACAACAGCTTGACCAGTGTGGTCTTGCCGGCGCCGTTGTCGCCGACGAGCGCGACGACCGTGCCGGCGGGCAGCCGCAGCGAGATGTCGGAGAGCACCTCGCGGCCCCCCTCGGCCCGCGGGTACCCGAAGCTGACCCCGCGCAGCTCGATGGCGTTCCGCAGGGTCTCCGGAACCGGGGCGGGATCGGTGAGCGGCCGGCGCGCCCGGGCGGCCTCCGCCGCCAGCCACCGGAACCGCCGCGCCACCGCCAGGACGAACAGGAACTCCGTGCCGTACTGCACCGCCAGCCCGACCGTGCCGGTCAGTTGCGCGGCCACGCCGACCACCAGCGCCACGTCACCGGGCGTCGCGCGCCCGCTCGTCGCGAGGATCAGCACCAGCCCGATCGCACCGACGTACCCCAGGGCGGAGACCACGCCGTCGACGGTCTGCAGGCCGGCGCCGCGCCAGTCCGCGTGGTTGCGTTGCCGCAGTACGGCCGCCGCGCTGCGGTGATGGCGGGTGCGGACGACGTCGACGAGGTCGAACACGCGCAGCTCCTTGCCGGCCGCGGCGGAGG is a genomic window of Micromonospora tarapacensis containing:
- a CDS encoding ABC transporter ATP-binding protein gives rise to the protein MRETFRAYVSLMGIGFRAAPWHATGQLLTGVVFAVAVPIAAWSVKLIVDAAIAGDLERGLLAAGLLALISGGALTCVFYYVDCLFTVMERAGALASQRLMTLMGGTDGLAHHERPEYLDQAHRVREEQGRLSGMVNATAGLLRVGAALGVSAVLLLMVHPLLLLLPVLSMLSFWLGKISRDLKVAAQEATSEPERLRRHLFELGTSAAAGKELRVFDLVDVVRTRHHRSAAAVLRQRNHADWRGAGLQTVDGVVSALGYVGAIGLVLILATSGRATPGDVALVVGVAAQLTGTVGLAVQYGTEFLFVLAVARRFRWLAAEAARARRPLTDPAPVPETLRNAIELRGVSFGYPRAEGGREVLSDISLRLPAGTVVALVGDNGAGKTTLVKLLCGFYSPVRGSILVDGVDVARLPGDQWRARVSAAFQDFASFEFLVSETVGVGDLPRMQETATVRAALERGGATGVVTALPAGLRTQLGARWPDGADLSGGQWQKLALARGLMDTTPLLVVFDEPTAALDAHTEHALFERFAETARAGRASGAVTVLVSHRFSTVRMADLIVVLDGGRIREQGSHQELIAARGLYAELYGLQSRAYR